A single Primulina eburnea isolate SZY01 chromosome 11, ASM2296580v1, whole genome shotgun sequence DNA region contains:
- the LOC140805400 gene encoding uncharacterized protein: MPRSSRTGELEYNPEIEKTAKRLRKEARLRREKQPSSSSPYLDVSLDSDDTEKESDIDLEIERSESDQEEMAGQAQRTLRELANPNVIQQPLCIQFHTTDATFELKSGLIHLLPTFRGLAGEDPHKHLKEFHIVCTAMKPQGITEEQISLRDFPFSLADKAKDWLYYLPSGSITTWDNMKQQFLEKFFPASRAANIRKDICGIRQLHEETLYEYWERFKQLCASCPQHQIPEQLLVQYFYEGLSLFDRNMIDAASGGALVNKTPQEARALISNMAANAQQFSTRQDNPPRQVNEVSVTPIDQKLVSLTSLLEKLVARQVQQVKACGVCAMVGHPTDMCPSLQEEATQQANAIGGFPGQPQRRYDPFSNSYNPGWRDHPNFSYKNQGGQQGYPQQNWNKQHIPEQASNSGMSLDEIVKALAENTQKFQQETRVSIQNLGTQITQIATSVSKLEAQNSGKLPSQTVANPKENASSMVLRSGKEIDQKNTSPTKNTEEKNTNEEIEGESEKEPKVNSKPFSSTISNAVVSPFPSRLEKSKKMDYEKEVLETFRKVEINIPLIDAIKQIPRYAKFLKDLCTNKRRFKSDEKVSVGESVSAVIKKSLPNKCKDPGMFTMTCVIGNLKIERAMLDLGASINVMPYSIYCALNLGPLKETRVVIQLADRSNAYPEGVVEDVLV, encoded by the coding sequence atgccTCGTTCTTCTCGTACAGGTGAACTCGAATACAATCCAGAAATCGAGAAGACAGCTAAGAGATTGAGAAAAGAAGCAAGATTAAGGCGTGAAAAGcaaccatcatcatcatctcctTATTTGGACGTATCATTGGACTCAGACGATACAGAAAAAGAATCTGACAttgatcttgagattgaaaGAAGTGAAAGTGACCAAGAAGAAATGGCAGGACAAGCTCAAAGAACACTCAGGGAGTTAGCTAATCCtaatgttattcaacaaccatTATGCATTCAGTTCCATACTACTGATGCTACTTTTGAATTAAAATCTGGCTTGATTCATTTATTGCCTACTTTTCGTGGTCTCGCAGGTGAAGATCCCCATAAACatctgaaagagtttcatattgTTTGCACAGCCATGAAACCGCAAGGGATCACAGAGGAACAAATTTCACTGCGAGATTTTCCATTCTCTCTAGCCGACAAGGCTAAGGATTGGCTCTACTATTTACCTTCTGGATCCATAACAACTTGGGACAATATGAAACAACAGTTTTTGGAGAAGTTCTTCCCCGCTTCACGAGCagcaaatattagaaaagacaTTTGTGGGATTAGACAACTGCATGAGGAAACTTTGTATGAATATTGGGAGAGATTCAAGCAGTTGTGTGCCAGTTGTCCACAACACCAGATTCCAGAACAGCTACTAGTGCAATATTTTTATGAGGGACTTTCGCTCTTTGATAGGAATATGATTGATGCTGCAAGTGGTGGTGCATTGGTGAACAAAACACCTCAAGAGGCACGAGCTCTAATCTCCAACATGGCTGCCAATGCACAACAGTTCAGTACTAGGCAAGACAACCCTCCACGACAAGTCAATGAGGTAAGTGTTACTCCTATCGACCAAAAATTAGTTTCTTTGACATCTCTTTTGGAAAAGTTGGTTGCACGACAGGTGCAACAGGTAAAAGCTTGTGGTGTATGCGCTATGGTGGGACATCCTACAGATATGTGTCCGTCACTACAAGAGGAAGCCACGCAACAAGCCAATGCGATTGGTGGATTTCCTGGGCAGCCCCAGCGTCGATATGATCCATTTTCTAATAGCTACAATCCAGGATGGAGGGATCACCCAAATTTCAGCTATAAGAATCAAGGAGGCCAACAAGGATATCCACAGCAAAATTGGAACAAACAACACATACCAGAACAAGCATCCAACTCAGGTATGTCTCTAGACGAAATTGTAAAGGCCTTAGCTGAAAACACTCAAAAATTTCAACAGGAAACGAGGGTCAGCATTCAGAATCTAGGAACCCAGATCACTCAGATCGCTACATCAGTCAGTAAGTTGGAAGCTCAGAATTCTGGAAAACTACCGTCGCAAACGGTGGCTAATCCAAAAGAAAATGCAAGTTCTATGGTATTAAGGAGTGGGAAGGAGATCGACCAAAAGAACACTTCACCAACAAAAAATACTGAAgaaaaaaacacaaatgaagAGATCGAAGGAGAATCTGAGAAAGAACCAAAGGTAAATTCTAAGCCTTTCTCATCTACTATTTCTAATGCGGTTGTTTCTCCATTTCCTTCCAGGTTGGAAAAATCCAAGAAAATGGACTATGAGAAAGAAGTGTTGGAGACCTTTAGAAAGGTGGAGATCAATATCCCTCTTATAGATGCCATCAAACAAATTCCAAGGtatgctaaatttttaaaagatttgtgCACTAACAAGAGGAGGTTTAAAAGTGATGAAAAAGTAAGCGTGGGGGAAAGTGTATCTGCGGTTATTAAGAAGTCACTGCCAAACAAATGCAAGGATCCAGGTATGTTTACAATGACTTGTGTTATTGGAAATCTGAAAATTGAGCGTGCTATGCTAGATTTAGGCGCATCCATTAATGTCATGCCCTATTCAATATATTGTGCTCTGAATTTGGGTCCTTTAAAAGAAACTAGAGTTGTGATTCAATTAGCTGACCGATCTAATGCTTACCCTGAAGGCGTTGTTGAGGATGTTCTGGTGTAG